A genomic region of Aspergillus oryzae RIB40 DNA, chromosome 1 contains the following coding sequences:
- a CDS encoding uncharacterized protein (predicted protein), whose amino-acid sequence MHDRKTKASRSRTGCQTCKLVSPPPNQRGSLIRHVKCGEEKPECFQCKNSGRKCDGYKTSSQYQLPTKVVHRHSRPAWSMVSPDHRLILRPGTREERQYVDLFCSQTSRALSGFFSPQLWNFQLPQLSQSEPTIRHAIAALSAAHERAILNPSAENAGVREQFVLQQYNKSIQYLMGHLAVPKSQSVDLLLITCGLFVCLEIVRGNNKQALNHLAAGATILHKRGHLANTTSQSMDIDRELSHLFFRLNMQLSLFGRPLAPLTIGHKGALPPTEGKISFSTIEEARHCLDGLMNKALRFVRLSLQVSTPGHATRLQQRQKQQDIKEEFDAWTMALNKMMARRGNSKTLDKRGPLTLRLHHQVSLIWLRACFATDQMVFDNFRSDFETIVRLAEEVIRLGPDQEKPSPANGFSLESGITAPLWFTAVKCRDPIIRRKAIRILSDYRRREGMWDMGLFFKVAELVLESEEAELSSLPIEKRIPEDRQRIYDPILPEEIVASPCQVILLSRPDGVDGGWHTRTAYINWTS is encoded by the exons ATGCATgatagaaaaacaaaagcatcCAGGTCAAGAACAGGGTGCCAGACTTGCAAGTTGgtttcccctccccccaaccAAAGAGGGTCTTT GATACGGCATGTCAAGTGCGGCGAGGAGAAACCGGAGTGCTTCCAGTGTAAGAACTCTGGCCGGAAATGTGATGGTTACAAAACTTCCTCTCAGTACCAACTACCCACGAAAGTAGTACATCGTCACTCGCGACCCGCCTGGTCAATGGTGAGCCCTGACCATCGCCTAATCCTCCGTCCGGGAACGAGGGAAGAGCGACAGTATGTAGATTTGTTCTGCTCGCAGACGTCACGGGCtctttctggcttcttcagcCCTCAGCTATGGAATTTCCAATTACCGCAGCTCAGCCAGTCGGAACCGACTATTAGACATGCTATCGCTGCACTCAGCGCTGCCCATGAACGGGCCATCTTGAATCCATCAGCAGAAAACGCGGGTGTTAGGGAGCAATTCGTACTCCAGCAGTATAACAAATCCATTCAATATCTAATGGGGCATCTCGCCGTGCCAAAGTCCCAGTCGGTTGACTTGTTGCTGATCACATGTGGTTTATTTGTGTGCCTAGAAATTGTGCGAGGGAACAATAAACAGGCGTTGAACCACCTGGCAGCAGGGGCGACCATTCTCCACAAACGGGGTCATCTTGCAAATACAACTTCTCAGTCCATGGATATTGACAGGGAGCTATCCCACTTATTCTTTCGGTTAAATATGCAACTATCTCTCTTTGGACGCCCACTAGCCCCCCTCACTATTGGACATAAAGGCGCACTGCCTCCTACAGAGGGAAAGATCTCGTTCAGCaccattgaagaagccagaCACTGCCTGGACGGGCTAATGAATAAAGCCCTGAGATTCGTGCGTCTAAGTCTTCAGGTCTCGACACCAGGTCATGCTACAAGACTACAACAGAGACAGAAACAACAAGATATAAAGGAGGAGTTCGATGCTTGGACAATGGCACTAAACAAGATGATGGCGCGGAGGGGGAACTCCAAAACGTTGGACAAGCGTGGACCCCTTACACTCCGACTCCATCATCAAGTCTCGCTGATATGGCTGCGAGCTTGTTTCGCAACGGATCAGATGGTCTTCGACAACTTCCGTTCAGATTTTGAGACAATCGTTCGTCTTGCGGAGGAAGTAATTCGCCTGGGCCCTGATCAAGAAAAGCCGTCTCCCGCGAATGGATTCTCCCTCGAATCTGGAATTACTGCCCCATTGTGGTTCACAGCGGTAAAGTGTCGTGATCCCATCATTCGACGAAAAGCTATACGGATTTTGTCAGATTATCGTAGAAGGGAGGGAATGTGGGACATGgggctcttcttcaaagtAGCAGAATTGGTCCTGGAATCTGAAGAGGCCGAGCTATCCTCTCTGCCcattgagaaaagaatacCCGAAGACCGGCAACGCATATATGACCCAATATTACCTGAGGAAATTGTGGCGAGTCCGTGTCAGGTTATACTGTTGTCGAGACCCGATGGGGTGGACGGGGGTTGGCACACACGGACAGCATACATTAATTGGACCTCATAG